A genomic window from Salvia miltiorrhiza cultivar Shanhuang (shh) chromosome 5, IMPLAD_Smil_shh, whole genome shotgun sequence includes:
- the LOC130985718 gene encoding alpha-farnesene synthase-like codes for MNIGSAAATLPRRTANYKPNIWNYDHLHSLTTKYHEELEEHLREAETLKDQVCSEFGVLKDPLQKLELIDWIDKLALSHYFEEEISKSVKEMAYAHSTSLSMDAHLYSAALYFRILRQHGYHVSQDGILELLDGEEKLVAQWDDEKARVEIFEASHLGVEGECTFDQKLNDDVGKNKYSCHRNVRWFNVRRYMHEINNKSVIHRLAGLSFNTIQVQHQNDLKDILRWWRNLGLLEVLTFSRDRVVESFLWAVGVAYEPQHGSLRKWLTKAILLVLIIDDVYDIYGSMDELEQFTTAVERWDPSEIEQLPEAIKRCFWMLYDTANDIDREIQKEKGWTSVLPHLKKVWIGFCKALLVEAKWYWMGESPSLVKYLENGWISSSGPVLSLHVLLGVGRGMDEAVAAFDTNQDIIHHASLIIRLCNDQGTSKAEVERGDSPSSILCHMREANVREEEARAHIGKLISDSWMRMNGALMRCPRPQQSMMRYIVNTARVANFIYQNGDGFGVQDRDTKNQVLSCLIKPLHLSQ; via the exons ATGAATATAGGATCTGCAGCTGCGACTCTTCCCAGGCGGACAGCCAATTACAAGCCCAACATATGGAATTACGACCACTTGCATTCGCTTACTACTAAATACCAT GAAGAGTTGGAGGAGCACTTACGTGAAGCTGAGACACTGAAAGACCAAGTTTGCAGCGAGTTTGGTGTGTTGAAAGATCCATTGCAGAAGCTGGAGCTCATAGATTGGATTGATAAACTGGCTCTTTCCCATTACTTTGAGGAAGAAATCAGCAAGTCTGTAAAGGAGATGGCGTACGCGCATAGTACTAGTTTGAGCATGGATGCTCATCTATACTCTGCTGCATTGTATTTCAGGATTCTAAGGCAGCATGGCTATCATGTTTCACAAG ATGGAATTCTTGAGCTATTAGATGGAGAGGAGAAGCTAGTTGCGCAATGGGACGATGAGAAAGCCAGGGTTGAAATATTTGAAGCATCCCATCTGGGCGTGGAGGGTGAATGTACGTTTGATCAGAAATTAAACGACGACGTTGGGAAAAACAAGTATTCGTGTCATCGAAATGTGAGGTGGTTTAACGTAAGAAGGTACATGCATGAAATTAATAACAAGTCGGTGATTCATCGCTTGGCAGGACTCAGCTTTAACACCATTCAAGTTCAGCACCAGAATGATCTCAAGGACATTTTAAG ATGGTGGAGGAATCTGGGGTTGTTAGAAGTTCTAACCTTCTCAAGGGATCGAGTGGTTGAAAGTTTTTTGTGGGCGGTGGGCGTTGCTTACGAACCTCAGCATGGAAGCCTCAGAAAATGGCTCACAAAAGCCATCTTGTTGGTATTAATAATTGATGATGTCTATGACATTTATGGCTCCATGGATGAACTAGAGCAATTCACTACTGCAGTTGAAAG GTGGGACCCGAGTGAAATTGAACAGCTTCCTGAAGCAATAAAGAGATGCTTTTGGATGCTGTATGATACTGCAAATGACATCGATCGTGAAATCCAAAAAGAAAAGGGCTGGACCTCAGTTTTACCTCATTTGAAGAAAGTG TGGATAGGATTTTGCAAGGCATTGCTTGTGGAAGCAAAGTGGTACTGGATGGGCGAATCTCCATCTCTTGTGAAATATCTGGAGAACGGGTGGATATCATCGTCCGGCCCTGTGCTCTCTCTTCATGTACTGCTCGGCGTCGGCCGCGGCATGGATGAAGCCGTGGCGGCTTTCGATACCAACCAAGATATCATCCACCACGCCTCCCTCATTATTCGCCTTTGCAATGATCAAGGAACTTCTAAA GCGGAAGTGGAGCGAGGCGATTCACCGTCTTCAATCTTATGCCACATGAGAGAGGCAAATGTGAGAGAGGAAGAAGCTCGCGCCCATATTGGAAAGCTCATATCGGATTCATGGATGAGAATGAATGGGGCGTTGATGAGGTGTCCTCGTCCCCAGCAGAGCATGATGAGATATATAGTCAACACTGCAAGGGTTGCTAATTTCATTTATCAAAATGGAGATGGATTTGGGGTTCAAGATCGAGACACCAAGAACCAAGTCTTATCCTGCTTGATTAAGCCACTGCACCTCTCTCAATAA